From the genome of Candidatus Effluviviaceae Genus I sp.:
TCGGGGCCGCGAGCTACGATCTCAACCTCGGGCTCTCGTGCGCCGCCATCGCGGCGGGCGTCCACTGGTGCGACATGGGCGGGAACAACGCGGTCGTGGACGCCCAGCTCGCGCTCGACGAGGAGGCGAAGCGCGCGGGGGTGACGGTCATCCCCGACACGGGGCTCGCGCCGGGCATGGTGTCCCTCCTCGCGATGCACGGCGTGCGCTCGATGGACGAGGCGCGGACCGTCCGCCTCCGCGTGGGCGGGCTCCCGCAGCGCCCGAGGCCCCCGCTCAACTACGCGCTCGTGTTTTCGGTGCAGGGGCTCATCAACGAGTACGTCGAGCCGTGCGCCGCGATCCGCGACGGGCGGCTCGTCACGGACATCGAGCCGCTCGTGGACGTCGAGGAGATCTCGTTCGCGCCGCCGCTCGACCGGCTCGAGGCGTTCAACACGTCGGGCGGCACCTCGACGCTCCCGCGGACGCTCCTCGGGAGGGTGCGCGACCTCGACTACAAGACCATCCGCTACCCGGGGCACGCGGCGATCATGCGGACCCTGTTCGAGCTGGGGCTCCTGTCGCGCCGCGAGGTCGAGCTCCGCGGCACGAGGGTCGCGCCGCGCGACGTGCTCGAGCGGCTCATCGCCGAGCACGCGCCCAGGACCGAGGACGACCTCGTGCTGCTGCGCGTCACGGTGGAGGGCACGAAGGGCGGCCGGCCCGCGCGCGCCGTCTACGAGATGGTTGACAGGAAGGACCCCGCGACGGGGCTCACCGCGATGATGCGTGGCACCGCGTTCCCGTCGGCGATCGTGTGCCTCATGATGGCGCGGGGGCAGACGAAGCCGGGGGCGACGCCGCAGGAACTGGCGCTCGACGCGGACGCGTTCATCGCCGAGGTGAGGAAGCGGGGGCTACCGCTCGAGGCATCGTTCGAGGTTCTCTAGGGGACCGCTCGGTCAAGGAGGCACATCATGCGCGGAACGCGCCTGTCCGACCT
Proteins encoded in this window:
- a CDS encoding saccharopine dehydrogenase NADP-binding domain-containing protein; this translates as MKLLVVGGGLMGRAAAYDLARQPDVAQVVIADLNKDRAAEAARFARSEKAVPLRLDARDADAVAAAFCGAKAALGAASYDLNLGLSCAAIAAGVHWCDMGGNNAVVDAQLALDEEAKRAGVTVIPDTGLAPGMVSLLAMHGVRSMDEARTVRLRVGGLPQRPRPPLNYALVFSVQGLINEYVEPCAAIRDGRLVTDIEPLVDVEEISFAPPLDRLEAFNTSGGTSTLPRTLLGRVRDLDYKTIRYPGHAAIMRTLFELGLLSRREVELRGTRVAPRDVLERLIAEHAPRTEDDLVLLRVTVEGTKGGRPARAVYEMVDRKDPATGLTAMMRGTAFPSAIVCLMMARGQTKPGATPQELALDADAFIAEVRKRGLPLEASFEVL